From the Desulfosarcina sp. BuS5 genome, one window contains:
- a CDS encoding alpha-isopropylmalate synthase regulatory domain-containing protein: protein MSAYGSHSGEVTVRLKENGLIALGRGADPDIIVAGAKAYVNGLNKIEYLKSSKYQESV from the coding sequence TTGTCAGCCTATGGATCACACTCGGGGGAGGTAACAGTCCGCTTAAAGGAAAACGGCCTGATAGCCCTCGGCCGGGGAGCTGATCCGGATATTATAGTGGCTGGCGCCAAAGCCTATGTTAACGGACTGAACAAGATTGAATACCTTAAATCCTCGAAATATCAGGAATCTGTTTAG
- a CDS encoding type II toxin-antitoxin system RelE/ParE family toxin: protein MKVRFTPSAKSQFLSALAYIWRDKPSAATSFREHSETVLRRLEDFPESGRIIPKFPYREVIISPYRFFYKIKNDVVWIVVVWHGAQLPKQPRH, encoded by the coding sequence GTGAAAGTCCGCTTTACGCCTTCTGCCAAATCCCAGTTTCTATCTGCTCTCGCATATATTTGGCGGGATAAACCTTCTGCAGCAACCAGTTTTCGAGAGCATTCCGAAACAGTTTTGCGAAGGCTTGAGGACTTTCCTGAGTCTGGAAGAATCATACCAAAATTTCCATACCGTGAGGTAATCATATCACCATACCGATTTTTTTATAAAATCAAAAATGATGTCGTTTGGATAGTTGTTGTGTGGCATGGTGCACAGCTTCCAAAGCAGCCAAGGCATTAA
- a CDS encoding response regulator, with protein sequence MQKKRILVVDDEEDIRELVSYNLSRDGYMVDSAFSGEEALRVAKKNMPDLILLDLMLPGIDGLETARRFKNDSLTSSVPIIILTAKGDEADIVTGLELGADDYVTKPFSPRILNARVKAVLRRKKKVGTQQDDFIKIFDLELDPRRREIKVCGHIVDLTFSQFQLLHFLIKRPGWVFTRTQIIDAIQGDDYPVTDRSVDVQVVSLRKKLKTCGKYIETVRGVGYRFREKP encoded by the coding sequence ATGCAGAAAAAAAGAATATTGGTCGTAGATGATGAAGAAGATATCAGGGAACTCGTAAGCTACAACCTGTCAAGAGACGGATATATGGTCGATTCCGCATTTTCCGGAGAAGAGGCTCTGAGGGTTGCAAAAAAAAATATGCCGGATCTCATCCTCCTTGATTTAATGCTTCCCGGAATTGACGGCCTGGAAACTGCCAGGAGATTTAAAAACGATTCTTTAACCAGTTCTGTCCCCATCATAATACTGACGGCCAAAGGAGACGAAGCCGATATTGTAACCGGCCTAGAACTAGGTGCTGATGACTATGTCACAAAACCGTTTTCACCGAGAATACTCAATGCCAGGGTAAAGGCGGTTCTGCGCAGAAAAAAAAAGGTCGGTACGCAACAAGATGATTTTATAAAAATTTTTGATCTGGAACTTGATCCGAGGCGTCGTGAAATCAAGGTTTGCGGCCACATAGTGGATCTTACTTTTTCCCAGTTTCAACTGCTCCATTTTTTGATTAAACGCCCGGGATGGGTTTTTACCCGTACCCAGATCATCGATGCCATCCAGGGAGATGACTACCCGGTTACTGACAGAAGTGTGGATGTGCAGGTTGTATCATTAAGAAAAAAACTTAAAACCTGTGGTAAATACATCGAAACCGTCAGAGGCGTAGGATACAGATTCAGAGAAAAACCATGA
- a CDS encoding ATP-binding protein — translation MKKNIKLIWRIYPSYLILTLLVLAAVIWFTAFSWRIFFLERTEANLNARAQLLESMFINSIQSPDIKKVDRLCKEIAGSSGTRITITLKNGRVIGDSIKDPAIMDNHIGRSEIQTALQGGIGSSIRYSGTLRRKMMYIARPLIINREIKAVLRISIPIAFIDTELRSMHYRIIMGGILIAVIVSFISFFIAHSISRPIEEMRKGAERFACGDLDHRLYLPETLELAGLADAMNRMAKQIKERMASVINQRNEFKAVLASMTEGIIALDMGDVIIGINNAAEKIFDLKQSAAKGKNLHEIIRNREMHLLISKSALFDRPCENDILVSDIPEKIVNTNCAPLFDSDHKRIGSLIVLQDVTHVRHLENIRKDFVANVSHEIKTPLTAIKGFVETILYNHDHDRAETEKFLGIISKHVNRLEAITEDLLSLARIEKKGAGNEPGNKLRLENSKIKDIIETALQVVKDRAKKKNIDFDISCSDDIVAEIDISLLEQALVNLIDNAVKYSPEGKKILIWADCKEKGILIHVKDNGPGIPKKHLSRLFERFYRVDKARSRSLGGTGLGLAIVKHIIQAHGGHVTADSAPGKGSTFTIHLPS, via the coding sequence ATGAAAAAAAATATTAAATTAATTTGGCGCATTTATCCCTCTTATCTGATTTTGACCCTTCTTGTACTTGCAGCCGTTATATGGTTTACGGCTTTTTCGTGGCGCATTTTTTTTCTTGAGCGAACCGAAGCAAACCTTAATGCCCGCGCCCAACTTCTTGAAAGCATGTTTATTAATTCAATTCAATCCCCTGATATAAAAAAAGTAGACCGCCTGTGCAAAGAAATAGCAGGCTCATCCGGAACCAGGATAACAATAACACTGAAAAACGGCAGAGTTATTGGTGACTCAATCAAAGATCCAGCTATTATGGATAATCATATAGGCAGATCTGAGATACAAACGGCTCTCCAGGGGGGAATCGGCTCGTCCATCAGATACAGCGGCACTTTACGCAGAAAAATGATGTATATTGCCAGGCCGCTTATAATAAACCGGGAGATTAAAGCAGTATTAAGAATATCGATTCCCATCGCGTTCATAGATACAGAACTCCGCTCCATGCATTACAGGATAATTATGGGAGGGATTCTTATTGCTGTAATTGTATCCTTTATATCATTCTTTATAGCCCACAGCATAAGCCGACCCATAGAAGAGATGCGAAAAGGTGCGGAGAGATTTGCCTGCGGAGATCTTGATCACAGGCTCTATCTTCCGGAAACACTGGAACTGGCTGGCCTGGCAGACGCTATGAACAGAATGGCGAAACAAATAAAAGAGCGCATGGCAAGCGTAATAAATCAGAGAAATGAATTTAAAGCCGTTTTAGCCAGTATGACAGAAGGGATTATCGCCCTGGATATGGGAGATGTGATCATTGGCATAAATAATGCAGCCGAAAAAATATTTGATCTAAAACAATCAGCCGCAAAAGGAAAAAATCTGCATGAAATAATCAGGAACCGGGAGATGCATTTGCTTATCAGTAAGTCAGCTTTGTTTGACCGTCCCTGTGAAAACGATATATTAGTATCCGATATTCCTGAAAAAATAGTCAATACTAACTGCGCGCCCCTGTTTGATTCGGATCACAAAAGGATAGGAAGTCTGATTGTTTTGCAGGACGTGACCCATGTGAGACATCTTGAAAATATTCGCAAGGATTTTGTGGCCAACGTATCCCATGAAATCAAGACCCCTCTTACGGCAATCAAGGGATTTGTTGAGACCATTCTTTATAACCATGACCATGACAGGGCGGAAACGGAAAAATTTCTGGGCATAATCTCTAAACATGTGAATCGTCTTGAGGCGATAACGGAAGATCTCCTCTCCTTGGCAAGAATAGAAAAAAAAGGTGCCGGGAATGAACCCGGTAATAAACTAAGGCTCGAAAACAGCAAAATAAAAGATATTATTGAAACCGCACTTCAGGTGGTAAAAGATAGGGCCAAAAAGAAGAATATTGATTTTGATATCAGTTGCAGTGATGATATTGTTGCAGAAATAGACATTTCCCTGCTTGAACAGGCTCTTGTCAATCTTATAGACAATGCCGTAAAATACAGCCCAGAGGGAAAAAAAATTCTCATTTGGGCTGATTGCAAGGAAAAGGGAATCCTGATTCACGTTAAAGATAACGGGCCCGGTATTCCTAAAAAGCACCTGTCCAGACTTTTTGAAAGGTTTTACAGGGTAGATAAAGCCAGGAGCAGGAGTTTGGGCGGCACAGGCCTCGGGCTTGCCATAGTAAAACATATTATCCAGGCCCATGGAGGCCATGTAACGGCCGACAGCGCTCCCGGCAAAGGAAGCACTTTTACAATTCATCTCCCATCTTGA
- the phoU gene encoding phosphate signaling complex protein PhoU, whose protein sequence is MTSHFHRELEKLKLMILSLGALVEDRVRKANRAVETIDTDLAHEIIETDVEIDCMEVEVEEECLKALALYQPVAVDLRFLIAIIKINNELERIGDQAVNIAERIMIMAKQSKHNFMFDYSSMSQKAEKMLKMSLDALVNLDIKLALKVCAMDDEVDKIKKKAYDKIKQGMHEYPKHLGYMINLLLISRHLERLADHTTNIAEEVIYMIEGDIIRHGRVKNSLKMP, encoded by the coding sequence ATGACCAGTCATTTTCACAGAGAACTCGAGAAACTCAAACTCATGATCCTGTCCTTGGGAGCATTGGTTGAAGATCGTGTCCGCAAAGCTAACAGGGCGGTGGAGACAATAGATACTGATTTAGCGCACGAGATCATAGAAACCGATGTTGAAATTGATTGCATGGAAGTCGAGGTTGAGGAGGAATGTTTGAAAGCTCTGGCCCTGTATCAACCGGTTGCGGTTGACCTCAGATTTCTGATTGCGATAATCAAGATTAATAATGAACTCGAAAGAATCGGCGATCAGGCCGTAAATATTGCGGAAAGAATTATGATTATGGCAAAACAGTCCAAGCATAATTTTATGTTCGACTATTCCTCCATGTCACAAAAAGCTGAAAAGATGCTCAAGATGAGTCTCGACGCCCTTGTCAATCTTGATATTAAACTGGCCTTGAAAGTATGCGCCATGGATGATGAGGTGGATAAAATTAAAAAAAAGGCATACGACAAAATTAAACAAGGAATGCATGAATATCCGAAACATCTCGGATACATGATCAATCTGCTGTTGATATCCCGCCACCTTGAGCGTCTTGCGGATCATACCACCAATATTGCGGAAGAAGTAATCTACATGATTGAAGGAGATATTATAAGGCACGGCCGCGTTAAGAACTCGCTCAAAATGCCTTAA